Genomic window (Ardenticatena maritima):
ACCACGGCGACAACGTCTATTCGCTCTACAGCCACAACAGCGCCGCCTTCGTCCAGGTCGGCGACCGCGTCCAGGCGGGTCAGCCCATCGGCCGCCAGGGGGATGAAGGCTACTCGTTCGGCAGCCACCTGCATTTTGAGGTGCACGTCGGCGGTCCCTTCACCGGCAATTGGCGGCAGCCTTTCACCCAGGGCGCCTTTGTGGACCCCACCGACTGGTTGCCCCCGCGCTGAACCGAGCATGTTGCGCCTGCACGCGGTCTCGTGTATGATGGCGACACCCGGCGCCAAGCGATGAGGGCACATTTTGCCAGGCAAATAGTTGAACGCGACAAAGTTCTGTCAGACCCCCCTGAAACGGGGCGATTTTGGGGGCGATTTTGAGGGGGTCTGAAAACGTTCAACTTCCTGGAAAAAGAGGCGGCATTTGGCATGGTTTTGGGGGTTGACAAACGCGCCATTTTCCTGTATGCTGTGCCACAGATGAAGCGGACAAGCGGGCGACGCCCATAGCACATCCGTACAGTCTGAAAAGCCCTAATCCCCGCAAGGGGATTGAAACGACTTCTTCGATGAGTTCTTGCAACCCATCGAAGCGCAAGTCTGAAAAGCCCTAATCCCCGCAAGGGGATTGAAACTCCCACCAAAATACGTCACGTTGAGACCTTTCCACCCAATCCGTCTGAAAAGCCCTAATCCCCGCAAGGGGATTGAAACGCCAACACATGGCGGCGTAGTATCCGAATACCCGGCGTCTGAAAAGCCCTAATCCCCGCAAGGGGATTGAAACGAAAAGTAGTGTACTCATACAATTCCCCCTTTGTTTGGTCTGAAAAGCCCTAATCCCCGCAAGGGGATTGAAACGAAAAGTCGTGTGGCAACTGCCACACGTGAAGGTATAGGTCTGAAAAGCCCTAATCCCCGCAAGGGGATTGAAACCTTCATTTTTTTAGAGAATATACTTGTTATTATCATTTTTAGTCTGAAAAGCCCTAATCCCCGCAAGGGGATTGAAACCCCTTCACCCGCGGCCTTTCTGTTAGCCTTCGCAAAATGTCTGAAAAGCCCTAATCCCCGCAAGGGGATTGAAACACCTACGACAAGCCAGTATGCGCTGCCGTCTTTCAAGGTCTGAAAAGCCCTAATCCCCGCAAGGGGATTGAAACCCAACTAGTGGGGGCTTTGCGCGTTGACAAGGTAAAGTCTGAAAAGCCCTAATCCCCGCAAGGGGATTGAAACCGAATGTTCAGCCGAACGATAGTGTCTTCATCGCGGCGTCTGAAAAGCCCTAATCCCCGCAAGGGGATTGAAACTTGACAACGTCGAGATAGACGAATAGCGCCCATTTAGGGTCTGAAAAGCCCTAATCCCCGCAAGGGGATTGAAACTTGACAACGTCGAGATAGACGAATAGCGCCCATTTAGGGTCTGAAAAGCCCTAATCCCCGCAAGGGGATTGAAACCGTATCACCGGCGGCGTGAACGTCGCCACCGGCTCGTCGTCTGAAAAGCCCTAATCCCCGCAAGGGGATTGAAACACTTCAATGTAGGCCTTTTCGTCAATCTCAAACAAACGATTGTCTGAAAAGCCCTAATCCCCGCAAGGGGATTGAAACACTAGAATGGGTAAAGTTTGCCATTCTTCGGGACTGAGTCTGAAAAGCCCTAATCCCCGCAAGGGGATTGAAACGTGATAAAATAGCGGCACATAGTTTTCTCCTTTTTTGTGTCTGAAAAGCCCTAATCCCCGCAAGGGGATTGAAACACACCGTATTCGCCAAGCGGCTCTTCTGCTTCCAAAACGTCTGAAAAGCCCTAATCCCCGCAAGGGGATTGAAACATTTTCATCCCGCACATCTTACAGAAATTACGCATGAGTCTGAAAAGCCCTAATCCCCGCAAGGGGATTGAAACTTGCCGCAATCATTGCAAAAGTTTCTCATACCGCTTCGTCTGAAAAGCCCTAATCCCCGCAAGGGGATTGAAACCAAATGTGGCGGCGGAGTAGCCTACCATCATCAGAAAAAGTCTGAAAAGCCCTAATCCCCGCAAGGGGATTGAAACATTAAGAGATACTTATGGTAAACCCCACAACTCAAAATACGTCTGAAAAGCCCTAATCCCCGCAAGGGGATTGAAACGGAACTCTTCCCCAATAGTTCCTGCCAAAACCCCTTTGGTCTGAAAAGCCCTAATCCCCGCAAGGGGATTGAAACCGGATACGGGCTTGCCCAACACAAGCACCATCACCCAAGTCTGAAAAGCCCTAATCCCCGCAAGGGGATTGAAACGCAGGAGAAGATGACCGGGGCTTTGACCCCGGTTTTTTCATGCCTTTCGGCTTTCTGCGCCTCTGCTCAGCCGCTGTGGACACCCCGCCACACGCTGAGCCGCAAATGTGGAAAGAAGAGGAGTACGACTTGAAGGAGCGTTGTGCGTGGCTACGTCATCGCGCGCGAGGGCTTGCGGAACCCCAGCCCCACCACTTCGCTGACATCTTGCACAATGACAAAGGCGTGTGGGTCGCGTGCATAGACCAGTCGCTTGAGTTTCTCAACCTGTCGGGGGGAGACCGCCACCAACAACACATCGCGGCGTTGCCCCGTGTACATGCCGCGCCCTTCAATCCGCGTCACGCCGCGCGGCAGTTCGCGTAAAATGGCGTCCGCAATCTCATCGCCATGCGTGGTAATCACGTACACCAGGCGGTCGTCCAGGCGCAGGACGTGCAACGCGCGTTGTCGGCTTGTTATGTCAACAAGATAGTGTAGCATCTCGCGCGGAGAAGGCACATGCGCCCGTTGAAGAATCTCCCCACTGGCACGCTGGGCGTCGCTGGTCCACCAGCCAAGCGTGAACAACAGCCAGAGCAGCAACGACGTTCCCGCCAAAACCCATGCGCCTGGTATCCCCAGCGTCGCGCGTTCCACGAAGAGCGCCCATGTTGGGGCGGGGTAGGGGTGCAAATAGAGTTTCAACAACCAGACGAGCCAGAGAATCAGCAAAATATACTGGTACTGACGGCGAAAACGCCGCCCAAAGGCTTCCCAAAATGTGATTGTGAAATGCGGCGTCTGCAAAGAAGAAGCCAACGAGGTTGCCCAGCGCGGGTCGGGGCGGAAGGGCGGCACCAGCATCGCGGCAAAAAACTCCATCTCCATCAGGCGCAGGCGATAACTCCACAACTCGTAATAGCGGTAGCGGCGCGCCTCGATGATGAGAAAGAGCAACACCAGCACCATGCTCAGCAAGAGCAAAAAGTGAGGGTGCGCCACATCTGAAAACACGAACGAAAGCATGGTCGCCGTGGTGACCACCGCCCAGTTTGTTGTGGTGTCCAACCGTGTGCGCCACACGTTCGCCCGCTCCATCTCGCCACGGTAAAAATGCACCATGGCGTTGAGGAACTGCGCCCCTTCCAGCGCGTAGCCGTTGTAATGCCAGACGGGTTCTTGTTCAGGCGGTGTTGGTTGCCGCATACCGATCACGCCTCTTCCCCAACACGATAGGCCGGCACCGTGCGGTAGGCGACACGCCCATCCCGTTCAACCGCAAACGCCCAAAACGGCAGCCAGCCCAACATCACCTGCTCCACCTGCACATCGGTGCGGCGCGGCTTGACTTCCACCTCTTCAACGTCATCCAGCGCCGCCTCCCAGCGCGCCGTGATATCCGCCACCGCCGCTTGCAATTCCTCTTCCAGGTCAGCCAGTTCGGCCTGCAATGCCGCTATCTCCTGGCGCGATTCCTCGATATCCGCCTTGGCCTTCGCCGTCATGCGCCGTTTGCGTGCGGCGCTGCTCAATCCGCTCGAACGGCGACGCCCCAGGAACAAGCCCAGCACAGTCTCACCCAGGCCAATCATCTCCTCGCGCTTGCGGGCTTCGTATTCGGCTTCGTCTTCCGCCAGTTCCTGTTCTTCACGTCGCAGGCGCTTTTCCAGGCGGTCGAATTGTTTTTCGTACTTCTTGCGCAAAGCGTCAATTTCGGCGTCGCGCGCTTCACGGGCGGCCTGTTGCAAGCGAATGCGGAACGCGCGTTCATCTTCATCGGGGTGTTGGGTGAGTTTCAACCCCGCATGGCGCAACAACGTGCGCCGACGCGAGCGATAGAGCCAGTCGGCGAGCGCCTTCTGCGCCTTCCTGAACACTTTGCTATCGGTTGCCCATGCCGGCAAGGGCGCGAAAAAGACGCCCCGCGCCTGTGGCGGCGTTTCGGGTTCCAGGGCGATATCCTGCGGCGAGAGCGCCAATTGCTCCGCCGCTTCCCAATCCGGTGTGCGCATCTCGGCATCAGCCGCAAGCGCCAGCACCAGCGACTCGCTTTCATCCATGTCGTACCGCGTATTCACAAAATGCACGTCGGCGGCCGCCAACAAGACCGGTTCGTACACCAGCACGGCATCGCCGACCGTCGCCGTTGCATCAAGCCGCCCCATGAGCAACGCCCGCGCTTCCTCAATCGCACGCGCCACCGGCACAAACCCCTGCGCCACGTCTGGGGGAACAGGTGGGCGAACGGGCTGGTAGCCTGGGGGCGCATCGGGCGTTTCGGGCTGCGGCGGTGCGGCGGCTGGCGGCGCACTGGCGCGCGGTGCCGGTGCAGGCTGGGCATGTTCAGCAGACGGCGGGGGCGCCGCGGCGCGGGTGTTGGCTTTGGGCTGCAACTGCTGCAATTGCGGCCGTGTCAGCGGACCGCGGAGATAACTCATCGCCCAGCGGGTGTGAAAGACTTTGGGACCGTCATCATGCACATTGTGGAGCAAGAAAACGCGCGTGCGCAACCGCGTAATGATCTCATCGTAATCCACGTCCACCTGTTGGCCGGCTTCAGCCAGCGCGCCTTTCAGCCCTTGCAGCACCCGATCCTTGTCGCGTTCGGCTTGCAGTTTGCCGATGAACCAGGTACCGGCGTTGGTCAGCCCCTTGTAGTCAATATCCACGGGGTTTTGCGTCACCAGAATGGTGCCCAACCCAAACGCGCGCGCCTGTTTGAGCAAGGTCAGCAAGGGGCGTTTGGAAGGCGGTTCGGCAACCGGCGGGAAAAAGCCAAAGACTTCATCGAAATAGAGCAATGCCCGCAAACTGGTGGTCCCACTCTGGCGGCGCATCCATGTCACGACACTTTCCAGCAACAACGTGACGAAGAACATTCGCTCCGCATCCGAGAGGTGCGCAATGTAAAAAATGCTGTGGCGTGGTTTGCCTTCGGGCGTAAAGAAAAGGTGGTCCACATCGAGGGGGTCGCCTTTGAGCCAGGCTTGAAAAGCAGGCGCCGCCATGAGGCTGTTGAACGCCATCGCCAACTCAAAGCGGTCTTTCTCCGGGAAGAAGGTATCCACATCGAAAACGCCCAACTGGCGCACAGGCGGATTCTGAATACTCAAAATCAGTTTCGCCAGGTCGAGGTCTTCTTGCTGACGCCAAAAGTGTTCAAAAATCGTCGCCAGCAAAATCGCTTCGCGGCTCTTGACGGGGTCGGCTTGAATACCGGCCAGGCTGAGCAGCGCCGCCACCGTGCCCGAAATGCGTTCGCGCAGGGTTTCCGCGTGCGTGTCAAAATCGAGTCCAGGCGCAGCCAGGCTTCCCAAAATGTTGATGGGGGTGGCGGCTTCCGAGCCGGGGGTGTAAATCGTGTATTCCACGCTTTCTTTGAGCAAGCGCATGCGCTCGGGAGAAATGCCCCATTCGGCAAGCCCTTCACGCCATTGCGCGGCAATCTTCTCAGCGTATTCCTCGACGCTGAGCCCTTTTCGTCGGGCGTCATCAACATTCACCCAGGGGCGGAAATCTTCGGGGCGCAGTTCCTCGAACTGCAACAGCAAATTTGTCATGTCGCCTTTGGGGTCAATGATGATCGCGGGCACCTTGTCCAGTGCGGCTTCTTCCAGCAAAACAATACACAAGCCGGTCTTGCCGCTTCCCGTCATGCCGACACAGACGGCATGCGTGGTCAAATCGCGGGCGTCGTAGAGAAGGGGGCGGTCGAGCAGGCGTTCAGCATCGAGGTCGTATTCAGCGCCGAGATAGAACGAACCAAGATGTTCCGGGGGGGCTTGCATGGAACACTCCTTTCTCGCATGCATCAGCGGCGCACCGCTGGCCTTCAACTCCTGGCTCTATCCTACCACAAGGCGGCGTCATTTGCATATTGGCATGAAAAAAGGCGCATGGAAATCCATGCGCCTTGCAGAGCCGGCTGTGGACGGCTTACGCTTCGCCCTCTTCCACTTCAAGATAGGCCACACCGCGGTAGTACCCACAGTTGCGGCAAATGTGGTGCGGCACCATCAATTCGCGGCAGTGTGGGCACTCCACCAGGTTCGGCTTATCCAACCGCATCCAGACGGCTTTGCGGCGGCTCGAACGTGCTTTTGAAACTTTCTTCTTCGGAACTGCGCCCATTGCGTGTTCTCCTTTCGCCCTTTCCTCTGACGGTTCTCAGGTTTGTGGTCTGTTTGTTATGCGCCGGATTCGGCGTCCTGATCCAACAATGATCGAAGCATCGCCCAACGTGGGTCAATCTCATCTTCGTGGCAGGTGCACTGCCCATGGTTGAGATTTTGCCCACAATGCGGACACAACCCGCGGCACGAAGCCGTGCAGACCGGCATATGCGGCATGGCCAACAGGAAGAGTTGCCGCACAACCTCGGTCAAGTCGAGCAAGTTCTTCTCCGAGATGAGCGTATCCATCTCGTCGGGGTCAACCGGGATGAGCGCCCCGGTACGCAAATCCACGCGCGGGTGGAAGATTTCTTCGATATCAATGTGCAGCGGCATGTGGAACAGTTCCAGGCAGCGCACACACTGCACTTCAAAGACCGAATCGAGGCCGCCCTGCACCAGAATGCCGTCATGCGTGCGCGTGAATTTCACATGCCCTTGCACCGGCTCAACGGCAACCAAACCTTCTTCCTGCACGCCGAGCATTTCATCAATGTCATACTCGCGCGTGGCTCCGATAAACTCGTTCAGCAAACCGGCAACATTAAACTCTATCATTTTTCAATGTACCTTTCCTTCTGCCTGCTCAACAGGCGATGTACAGCAGAAAGGCCGCCATGTGGCGGACCTGCAATGTGTGATTATAACGCGTGACGGTTTGCTGTCAAACATCTTCCCCCATGCTGGCAAAAAGTCGGCAAACAAAAACGGGCGCCAGCCAGTGGCGCCCGTTCTCATCCAGAGCGAGATTATTCGCCCAATTGCTCCAGCTGTTCCTGGAGAATCTGGTTGGCTTCTTCGTTAGCCGCCGCCAACGTTTCCGCCACCGGAGCACCTTCGGCAATCGCCGCCATCTTTTCTTCAATCAGGTCACGCACGAAGTCGTAACCGGGCGTGGGCGGTTCAAACTTGCCGTAGGGCAGCAGCTCGAACGCGGTCTTGTAGGCCGGGTTCTGCTCGAAGTAGTCCTGCAACGCTTCGGCCGCGCTCTTGCGGACCGGGAAGTAGTTGCTTGCCATCGCCCACTTGGCCTGCACTTCGGGGCTGGTGTAGTACTTGATGAAGAGCCAGGCGGCCAGTTCCTTTTCGGGCGTGCTCTTCGGAATGCTGACGCTCGCACCGTAGATGTTCATGACCGGGTCGGGCGTTGTGTGCGGAATCGCGGCCACACTCCATTCAAAGTTGGCGCCTTCTTCCACCGCGCTCTTGTAGAAGGGCAAACCACTGCTCGAGCCAACCGTGAAGAGCGTCGTACCGGCACCGAAGTTGGTCTGGTCGCCAAAGCGCTCGGTCACAATTGTGGCGCAGCCTTCTTCAAAGAGGCTTTGCAGGAATTCCATCGCCTGAATAGCGGCTTCGCTGTCGTAGGTGTAGCGGTTGTTTTCATAGTCGTAGATGTCGCCACCAAAAGCGAAGGTCCAGGACGCGAAGCGCGAAGCGTCAATGCTCAATTCGTAGCCACGGCTGCCTTCGGCGGTCGCTTTGCTAAACGGCTGCTGCGACGCCTTGCAAGCCATTTCCTTGAATTCTTCGGGGGTGGTCGGCGGGGCGTCGTAGCCCAGTTCTTTGAGCCAGTCCATGTTGTAGTACATCACTTCCATGGAGCGGTTCGGCGGGAAGCCCAGGCGCGCACCGCCAAAGGTCGGGAACACGTCCTGGTTGAAGAAGGATTCAAAGAAGTCCGCCTTTTCTTCTTCGGTCAAGCCCCACTTCGGGCTATCCACCAGCGGGTTCATGTCAATCAGACCATCAGCCAGCTGGTAGGTCGCGGCCTGGTTCTGATACGCCACCACGAGGTTGGGCACATCTTCCGTGTTCAGCACACCGAGCATCTTCTGGAAGATGTCGCCGTAGGAACCCTGGTACTCGGCCACAACCGTGATGCCCCATTCGTTGGTTTCATTGAATTGCTGGACGATTTCGTTCAGGGCTTCTTCACGGCTGCGCGAGTGCTGGTGCCAGAACGTAATCGTCTGCCCCGAGGGGTCCACGTTCGCCCACGGGTCTTCTTCACCCATGGCTTCTTCCTCGGTCGCAGCTTCTTCTTGCTGCGTTTCTTCCTGCTGCATTTCTTCCTGCTTGGTTTCTTCGGTGGTCTGCTCCGTCGTGGTTTGTTCAGCAGGCTGCTCAGCAGGTTCGCTGGTTTCACCGCCACCACAGGCGGCCAGCAGCAGCGCAAACAGCGCCACCAACGTCAACAACAACATACGTTTGCGAATCATACGATTCTCCTCCTTGCACTTCTTCTTGTTGAACGACTTTCAACGTCTGGACAAAACCTGAATGTGGAACAACCGCACTGTTTGTGTGCCTATCACCCCCTTCAGGCAGATGCAATTCTAAGCACTTTGGGCGTTCGTCAAGTCCGACGCCCACAATGCCGTGTTTAGCCTTTCAAACCACTGGTTGCAATTCCCTCGGTAAATTGCTTTTGTGTCAGGAAATAGAGCACCAAAATGGGAATGATGGTGATAACTGCGCCGGCCATGAGCAAATGTGTTTCGGGTCCGGCTTCTGTGACGAAGGTCCACAAGCCCACCATCAGCGGGCGCCAGCGGTCGGTCGTGGTGACCAGCAGCGGCCACAAGAAGGCGTTCCACGAACCGATGAAGGAGAAGAGCGCCACGGTCATCAACGGGGCTTTGCTCATCGGCAAGACGATTTGCAGCAAGAAGCGTATATGCCCCGCCCCGTCAATACGCGCCGCATCCCACAATTCGTGGGGAATTTGGATGAAAAATTGGCGCAGCAAAAAGATGCTAAACGCATTGGCCATAAATGGCACGCTCAACCCTTGCAGACTGTTCAACCAGGACGGCCCGAAAGGCAAGGGGAAAATATCGCCGCGCACAATGAGGAAGTTCGGAATCATCACCACCGATTCGGGAATCATCATCGTGCTGAGCAAAATCCCGAAGATGAGATCACGGCCGGGAAACTTCATCCGCGCGAAGGCATAGCCCGCAAGCGTGGATGTGACCAACACCCCCGTCATAGTGGTGGCGGTCATCAAGACGCTGTTCAAGAAATACTTGGAGAACTTAGCTTCCGTCCACGCCTCGACGTAGTTTTGCCATTGCGGCACATCCGGCCACCACGCTTTTTGGATGGTTTCACCCAACGTCATCAGCGATGTAGCCACCATCCAATAGAAGGGCAACACCGCCGCAATCGCGCCTGCAATCAGCACGATGTAGATGAAAAGATGCCACCAGTTGGTTCGCCCTTTCCGACGGTTGCGGACTTTACGCACAGGGGATTGTTCCATCGCTTGTATTTGTTCAGCCATAGAAAACCCTCTCGCCCAACAAGCGATTCTGCACCATTGTCAACGCCAAAATAATGAGGAACAACAGAATGGCTTGCGCGGTGGCATAGCCATATTGGTTGGCTTTGTAGAAGGTATCGAAAATGACGATACTCGCTACGTCCACCGTCCCCAATGCCGATGGTGTACGCATCACAAAAATGTGGTTGAACGCCTTGAATGTCCCAATAAAAGCCACCAACGCAAGATAGAACGTGACTGGTGAAAGCAAGGGCAACGTAATATGGCGGAAGAGTTGCCATTGCCCTGCGCCGTCAATCTCGGCGGCTTCATACAATTCATGGGGAATGGAGCCCAACCCGGCAAGGAAAATCACCGCGTTATAGCCCACATACGTCCAAATACCGAACAGGATAATGGAGACCAAGGCCATGCTCGGACCAGCCCAAAACCCTTCCAACTTGATACCAAACATGACTTCGAGGAAGGGGCGTGATTCAAAGAGCCATTTTTGCGGTTCCAGTCCCATGAACTGCAAGAAACGGTTGGCAAGCGATGTTTCGCGTGGGCTGAAAATGGTGCGGAACACGACAGCCGAAGCGACAACCGGGGTAATGTAGGGCAAGAAGTAAAGCATGCGGAAAAATTCTTGCCCGCGGATTTTCTGGAACAAGAAGTAGGCCAGAATCATCCCCAAAGCGATTTCAGCCGGTACGGTTCCCAAAGAGTAGTAGAGGGTAATCGGCAACGCATTCAAAAAGCGGTCGTCGCCTTCCAGCAACATGCGCCCCCACCCAAACGAGATGGCATACCATGCGGCAATCACCACCAGGGCGCTCCCCGCTTTGCTCAACAAGACCCATGTGCGTTCTTCGGTGAAGGCGCTTTGCCAAAGCCGATACGCGATATACAGCAACACGAAACCAACCACAAAAATAAGCGCCCCCTGCCAGTCGCCAATGGCTTTTTCGTAATTGTCCAATCCAACAAGGGGGCCTTTCCGTACACGCCAACGATGCAAACTCATGTAAAACGCATACGCGATAGGAAAAAGACCAAAGACGGTGATAAGGAGCACGGCGGGCGTAATAAAAAGGTAGCCTTCGATGGCTTCACGCCAATCAATGCGCTCTTTGCGCCGTGCTAGCACTTCTTGCTCAGTGAGTGGCCGCTCTGCCATTCGCTCATCCTCCACGTCTTGCATCAACACAGGTTCCAGTGAATTGGCTCGCACGCATCGGTCAGTGTACCACTGCTCACTAAACACGCCAAACAGCTGTTTGCCTGCTCACGGCGCTTCATGGTAGCGATGCAACGTTATCTCATCATCAAGAAGCGGTAAAGCCTTTCTCACAAAAGCCCGCTACGGCTTGTTATTCGGCATCAGATTCAGGTGTTGGGCGCCAATTTAGCCACAATTGCAACGCCAGCCGCTCGGCGTCTTCACGGGTGCGAACGCGCCCTGTGGCCACGCCTTCTTTGAGCCGCTCGATGATACGCCCCATCACCGGGCCGGGGGCAATGCCCAACGCCATCAAATCATGCCCGGTGAGCGGGGGGCGCGGGTTGAGAATGGCTTCGTCAGGTGTGAAGGCGGTGCGCCAGATGGTCGCCACAACGCGGCGCAATGCGGGCGTGATGGTCGCGCCGCCTTTGCCCAGCTGGTCGGCCACGCTGTGCAACGCCACCGCCGGCGTGGTTTCTCCGGCATCGCGGAAGAGCCGATAAAGCGCCCGACGGCTGACACGGGGATGCCGCGTCAGGAACAGGGGGCGAAGGTGATGGCGTATGACGGTACCGACCCATTCCACGCTTTTTTGTGGGAAGCGCAACGCCTGCAAGCGTGCTTGCGCCAGTTCACTGCCAACACGCTCATGTTCGTAGTAGTGAACCCGACCATCATCACCGACGGTACGAGTCAGCGGCTTGCCGATATCATGCAACAGCGCCGTCAGTTTGAGCAACAGCCAAACCGGTTGTTCGTGCGCCACAGCGCGATGCAGGTAGGTATCCAGCGGGCGGCGATAACGCCCCCACGGGCGACGCCACACATCACGGCGCGCGCCCCAGGGCCACAACCCTTCCAGCGCATCGAGCACCGCCAGCATGTGGCCGTACACGTCAAGCGTGTGCGGCGGACCCTGCTGAACATCGCGGCAGGCGGCGACCTCCGGCAGAACATGCTCAAGCAAGCCAAGTTGCTCCAACAATGCCACATGCATGGCGGCACGCGGCGCGGCTATGATTTTGAGCAGTTCATCGCGCACCCGCTCCGCCGAAACCGACGGCAAGCGCCACGCATGGGCGCGCATGGTCTGGATGGTCGCATCGTCCAAGACAAACCCCAACGTCGCCACCATCCGCACACCGCGCATCAGCCGCAGGGGGTCTTCCTCAAACGTGCGCGGGGCAACCATCCGCACCACGCGGCGGTTGAGGTCGGCGTAGCCCCCCGTCACATCCACCAACGCCCCGTCCGCCACCGCAACCGCCAACGCATTGATGGTGAAGTCGCGGGCGGTCAAGTCGGCTTCGATGGAACCGCCGCGCATGCCTGACACGTCCACATAAAACAGCCCCGTCGGCTGTCGCAACACCACACGCCCCACGTCGTTTTCTTCGTCCAGCGGCACGAACGCCCCCCCAAACGCATCCGCCAACCGCCGCGCCCACGCCAGCCCCTCAGCGGCGACGACAATGTCGGCGTCGTGTGAAGGGCGGTTGAGCAGGGCGTCCCGCACGTAGCCGCCAACCAGCCAGGCGGCAACGCCTTCGTGGCGCAACAGGGCGAGGACGTCTTCCAGTTGTGGTGGGTGCGATAATTGAAAGATGGTCATGGTTCGTCTCATGCGGTCCGGGTGATGAAAAAGGCGGGGACGCCCGCACGAACGCCCCCGCCTTGCAGAAGCAGATTAGCCACGCAAATCACGTTCGATGAACTCGGCCACTTCCGCCGGGTGCGACGCCACCTTGACGCCCGCGGCTTCCAGCGCGGCGATTTTGCTTTCAGCAGTCCCTTCGCCGCCGCTGATAATCGCACCGGCGTGCCCCATGCGTTTGCCCGGCGGGGCAGTGCGCCCGGCAATGAAGCCGTACACCGGCTTGGTGACGTACTCTTTGATGAATTCGGCGGCTTTTTCTTCGTCCGTGCCACCAATTTCACCAATGAGCACAATCACTTCGGTTTGCGGGTCGTCCTGGAAGCGGC
Coding sequences:
- a CDS encoding murein hydrolase activator EnvC family protein, coding for HGDNVYSLYSHNSAAFVQVGDRVQAGQPIGRQGDEGYSFGSHLHFEVHVGGPFTGNWRQPFTQGAFVDPTDWLPPR
- a CDS encoding DUF2270 domain-containing protein, with amino-acid sequence MRQPTPPEQEPVWHYNGYALEGAQFLNAMVHFYRGEMERANVWRTRLDTTTNWAVVTTATMLSFVFSDVAHPHFLLLLSMVLVLLFLIIEARRYRYYELWSYRLRLMEMEFFAAMLVPPFRPDPRWATSLASSLQTPHFTITFWEAFGRRFRRQYQYILLILWLVWLLKLYLHPYPAPTWALFVERATLGIPGAWVLAGTSLLLWLLFTLGWWTSDAQRASGEILQRAHVPSPREMLHYLVDITSRQRALHVLRLDDRLVYVITTHGDEIADAILRELPRGVTRIEGRGMYTGQRRDVLLVAVSPRQVEKLKRLVYARDPHAFVIVQDVSEVVGLGFRKPSRAMT
- a CDS encoding ATP-binding protein — translated: MQAPPEHLGSFYLGAEYDLDAERLLDRPLLYDARDLTTHAVCVGMTGSGKTGLCIVLLEEAALDKVPAIIIDPKGDMTNLLLQFEELRPEDFRPWVNVDDARRKGLSVEEYAEKIAAQWREGLAEWGISPERMRLLKESVEYTIYTPGSEAATPINILGSLAAPGLDFDTHAETLRERISGTVAALLSLAGIQADPVKSREAILLATIFEHFWRQQEDLDLAKLILSIQNPPVRQLGVFDVDTFFPEKDRFELAMAFNSLMAAPAFQAWLKGDPLDVDHLFFTPEGKPRHSIFYIAHLSDAERMFFVTLLLESVVTWMRRQSGTTSLRALLYFDEVFGFFPPVAEPPSKRPLLTLLKQARAFGLGTILVTQNPVDIDYKGLTNAGTWFIGKLQAERDKDRVLQGLKGALAEAGQQVDVDYDEIITRLRTRVFLLHNVHDDGPKVFHTRWAMSYLRGPLTRPQLQQLQPKANTRAAAPPPSAEHAQPAPAPRASAPPAAAPPQPETPDAPPGYQPVRPPVPPDVAQGFVPVARAIEEARALLMGRLDATATVGDAVLVYEPVLLAAADVHFVNTRYDMDESESLVLALAADAEMRTPDWEAAEQLALSPQDIALEPETPPQARGVFFAPLPAWATDSKVFRKAQKALADWLYRSRRRTLLRHAGLKLTQHPDEDERAFRIRLQQAAREARDAEIDALRKKYEKQFDRLEKRLRREEQELAEDEAEYEARKREEMIGLGETVLGLFLGRRRSSGLSSAARKRRMTAKAKADIEESRQEIAALQAELADLEEELQAAVADITARWEAALDDVEEVEVKPRRTDVQVEQVMLGWLPFWAFAVERDGRVAYRTVPAYRVGEEA
- the rpmF gene encoding 50S ribosomal protein L32 gives rise to the protein MGAVPKKKVSKARSSRRKAVWMRLDKPNLVECPHCRELMVPHHICRNCGYYRGVAYLEVEEGEA
- a CDS encoding YceD family protein — protein: MIEFNVAGLLNEFIGATREYDIDEMLGVQEEGLVAVEPVQGHVKFTRTHDGILVQGGLDSVFEVQCVRCLELFHMPLHIDIEEIFHPRVDLRTGALIPVDPDEMDTLISEKNLLDLTEVVRQLFLLAMPHMPVCTASCRGLCPHCGQNLNHGQCTCHEDEIDPRWAMLRSLLDQDAESGA
- a CDS encoding ABC transporter substrate-binding protein; amino-acid sequence: MIRKRMLLLTLVALFALLLAACGGGETSEPAEQPAEQTTTEQTTEETKQEEMQQEETQQEEAATEEEAMGEEDPWANVDPSGQTITFWHQHSRSREEALNEIVQQFNETNEWGITVVAEYQGSYGDIFQKMLGVLNTEDVPNLVVAYQNQAATYQLADGLIDMNPLVDSPKWGLTEEEKADFFESFFNQDVFPTFGGARLGFPPNRSMEVMYYNMDWLKELGYDAPPTTPEEFKEMACKASQQPFSKATAEGSRGYELSIDASRFASWTFAFGGDIYDYENNRYTYDSEAAIQAMEFLQSLFEEGCATIVTERFGDQTNFGAGTTLFTVGSSSGLPFYKSAVEEGANFEWSVAAIPHTTPDPVMNIYGASVSIPKSTPEKELAAWLFIKYYTSPEVQAKWAMASNYFPVRKSAAEALQDYFEQNPAYKTAFELLPYGKFEPPTPGYDFVRDLIEEKMAAIAEGAPVAETLAAANEEANQILQEQLEQLGE
- a CDS encoding carbohydrate ABC transporter permease translates to MAEQIQAMEQSPVRKVRNRRKGRTNWWHLFIYIVLIAGAIAAVLPFYWMVATSLMTLGETIQKAWWPDVPQWQNYVEAWTEAKFSKYFLNSVLMTATTMTGVLVTSTLAGYAFARMKFPGRDLIFGILLSTMMIPESVVMIPNFLIVRGDIFPLPFGPSWLNSLQGLSVPFMANAFSIFLLRQFFIQIPHELWDAARIDGAGHIRFLLQIVLPMSKAPLMTVALFSFIGSWNAFLWPLLVTTTDRWRPLMVGLWTFVTEAGPETHLLMAGAVITIIPILVLYFLTQKQFTEGIATSGLKG
- a CDS encoding carbohydrate ABC transporter permease yields the protein MAERPLTEQEVLARRKERIDWREAIEGYLFITPAVLLITVFGLFPIAYAFYMSLHRWRVRKGPLVGLDNYEKAIGDWQGALIFVVGFVLLYIAYRLWQSAFTEERTWVLLSKAGSALVVIAAWYAISFGWGRMLLEGDDRFLNALPITLYYSLGTVPAEIALGMILAYFLFQKIRGQEFFRMLYFLPYITPVVASAVVFRTIFSPRETSLANRFLQFMGLEPQKWLFESRPFLEVMFGIKLEGFWAGPSMALVSIILFGIWTYVGYNAVIFLAGLGSIPHELYEAAEIDGAGQWQLFRHITLPLLSPVTFYLALVAFIGTFKAFNHIFVMRTPSALGTVDVASIVIFDTFYKANQYGYATAQAILLFLIILALTMVQNRLLGERVFYG